One window of the Tachypleus tridentatus isolate NWPU-2018 chromosome 10, ASM421037v1, whole genome shotgun sequence genome contains the following:
- the LOC143230557 gene encoding lipoma-preferred partner homolog isoform X1, whose amino-acid sequence MPLFVAANMTTNKENLAKDFAHLNIANYTPQQYLATKVKKIAPVVPPKPKKKTVPEFANPNAQFLQTEKLSEDKSYQPVLEAGHRERLEQNYTFSQGSKDHSTLETKYPVREERTRQLAEKTYPVKDVKYESNSQKLNQFECVGGLLGNRYATSTERQTGTVCNPPEPPPPSGGRPLYSSCSTLSSDNELPPPPPPPPQTRYSPPSSNDFPLPPPPVEHQSQSPVKTYDTGPMYDPIILRPSSQVPFNSEPSTDSSLYSKHQSGRTPDTGITSQPLEGCPSTGKEIQVDNLTDLLMKSMENSSDPDFLGICYKCGEKVLGEEGGCTAMSHVYHRRCFTCYVCYKELQGKSFYIVDGNPHCEEDYLNTLEKCYVCGNPICERILRATGNPYHPECFKCVVCGKCLDSIPFTVDAANQIYCLEDFHKKFAPRCCVCKQPIMPEPDRQETIRVVALDRSFHVDCYRCEDCNILLSSESEGYGCYPLDNHILCKSCNAKRVQTLTSRLTTEL is encoded by the exons ATGCCTTTGTTTGTTG CTGCCAACATGACTACAAATAAGGAGAACCTTGCCAAGGATTTCGCTCATCTTAACATTGCTAACTACACACCTCAACAGTATTTGgctacaaaagttaaaaaaatagcTCCCGTGGTTCCCCCTAAGCCTAAGAAAAAAACAGTTCCTGAATTTGCAAATCCCAACGCCCAATTTTTGCAAACGGAAAAACTCTCTGAAGATAAAAGCTATCAGCCAGTGCTCGAAGCTGGACATCGGGAAAGACTGGaacaaaattacacattttcCCAGGGTTCCAAAGACCACAGTACACTAGAAACAAAATACCCAGTTAGAGAGGAAAGAACTCGTCAGTTAGCTGAAAAAACTTATCCTGTTAAAGATGTTAAGTACGAAAGTAACTCGCAAAAACTAAACCAATTCGAGTGTGTCGGAGGTCTTCTAGGGAATCGGTATGCGACATCAACAGAAAGACAAACGGGAACGGTTTGCAATCCACCGGAACCACCGCCACCTAGCG gtGGCAGACCATTGTATTCTTCCTGTAGTACTCTTTCCAGTGATAATGAACTtcctccaccaccaccaccaccaccacagaCAAGATATTCTCCTCCCAGCAGTAATGATTTTCCTCTACCACCTCCTCCAGTCGAGCATCAGTCTCAATCTCCAGTG AAAACTTACGATACAGGTCCTATGTACGACCCTATCATTCTGAGACCATCCAGTCAAGTGCCATTTAACTCCGAACCTAGTACTGACTCGTCGCTCTACTCCAAACACCAATCTGGAAGGACACCAGACACTGGAATAACAAGCCAACCTTTGGAAGGATGTCCATCCACTGGAAAAGAAATTCAGGTTGACAATCTGACAGATCTTTTGATGAAAAGCATGGAAAACTCAAGTGATCCTGATTTTTTAG GAATTTGTTACAAATGTGGTGAAAAGGTGCTTGGGGAAGAAGGTGGTTGTACAGCAATGAGTCATGTTTACCACAGGCGTTGCTTCACTTGCTATGTTTGCT ataagGAATTGCAAGGGAAATCATTTTATATAGTGGATGGGAACCCACATTGTGAAGAAGATTACTTG aataCCCTTGAAAAGTGCTATGTTTGTGGAAATCCCATTTGTGAAAGG ATCTTGCGAGCTACTGGCAATCCATATCATCCAGAATGTTTTAAGTGTGTAGTTTGTGGAAAGTGTCTTGATAGTATCCCATTTACAGTAGATGCTGCTAATCAGATTTACTGCCTTGAGGATTTTCACAA AAAATTTGCTCCTAGATGTTGTGTGTGTAAACAACCAATCATGCCTGAACCAGACCGGCAAGAGACCATCAGAGTTGTGGCTTTGGACAGAAGTTTTCATGTAGACTGTTACAGATGTGAG GACTGCAACATCCTACTGTCATCAGAATCTGAAGGCTATGGTTGTTATCCTTTGGATAATCACATTTTGTGTAAAAGCTGCAATGCCAAACGTGTACAAACCCTGACTTCTAGGCTGACGACAGAACTTTAG
- the LOC143230557 gene encoding lipoma-preferred partner homolog isoform X2 has protein sequence MTTNKENLAKDFAHLNIANYTPQQYLATKVKKIAPVVPPKPKKKTVPEFANPNAQFLQTEKLSEDKSYQPVLEAGHRERLEQNYTFSQGSKDHSTLETKYPVREERTRQLAEKTYPVKDVKYESNSQKLNQFECVGGLLGNRYATSTERQTGTVCNPPEPPPPSGGRPLYSSCSTLSSDNELPPPPPPPPQTRYSPPSSNDFPLPPPPVEHQSQSPVKTYDTGPMYDPIILRPSSQVPFNSEPSTDSSLYSKHQSGRTPDTGITSQPLEGCPSTGKEIQVDNLTDLLMKSMENSSDPDFLGICYKCGEKVLGEEGGCTAMSHVYHRRCFTCYVCYKELQGKSFYIVDGNPHCEEDYLNTLEKCYVCGNPICERILRATGNPYHPECFKCVVCGKCLDSIPFTVDAANQIYCLEDFHKKFAPRCCVCKQPIMPEPDRQETIRVVALDRSFHVDCYRCEDCNILLSSESEGYGCYPLDNHILCKSCNAKRVQTLTSRLTTEL, from the exons ATGACTACAAATAAGGAGAACCTTGCCAAGGATTTCGCTCATCTTAACATTGCTAACTACACACCTCAACAGTATTTGgctacaaaagttaaaaaaatagcTCCCGTGGTTCCCCCTAAGCCTAAGAAAAAAACAGTTCCTGAATTTGCAAATCCCAACGCCCAATTTTTGCAAACGGAAAAACTCTCTGAAGATAAAAGCTATCAGCCAGTGCTCGAAGCTGGACATCGGGAAAGACTGGaacaaaattacacattttcCCAGGGTTCCAAAGACCACAGTACACTAGAAACAAAATACCCAGTTAGAGAGGAAAGAACTCGTCAGTTAGCTGAAAAAACTTATCCTGTTAAAGATGTTAAGTACGAAAGTAACTCGCAAAAACTAAACCAATTCGAGTGTGTCGGAGGTCTTCTAGGGAATCGGTATGCGACATCAACAGAAAGACAAACGGGAACGGTTTGCAATCCACCGGAACCACCGCCACCTAGCG gtGGCAGACCATTGTATTCTTCCTGTAGTACTCTTTCCAGTGATAATGAACTtcctccaccaccaccaccaccaccacagaCAAGATATTCTCCTCCCAGCAGTAATGATTTTCCTCTACCACCTCCTCCAGTCGAGCATCAGTCTCAATCTCCAGTG AAAACTTACGATACAGGTCCTATGTACGACCCTATCATTCTGAGACCATCCAGTCAAGTGCCATTTAACTCCGAACCTAGTACTGACTCGTCGCTCTACTCCAAACACCAATCTGGAAGGACACCAGACACTGGAATAACAAGCCAACCTTTGGAAGGATGTCCATCCACTGGAAAAGAAATTCAGGTTGACAATCTGACAGATCTTTTGATGAAAAGCATGGAAAACTCAAGTGATCCTGATTTTTTAG GAATTTGTTACAAATGTGGTGAAAAGGTGCTTGGGGAAGAAGGTGGTTGTACAGCAATGAGTCATGTTTACCACAGGCGTTGCTTCACTTGCTATGTTTGCT ataagGAATTGCAAGGGAAATCATTTTATATAGTGGATGGGAACCCACATTGTGAAGAAGATTACTTG aataCCCTTGAAAAGTGCTATGTTTGTGGAAATCCCATTTGTGAAAGG ATCTTGCGAGCTACTGGCAATCCATATCATCCAGAATGTTTTAAGTGTGTAGTTTGTGGAAAGTGTCTTGATAGTATCCCATTTACAGTAGATGCTGCTAATCAGATTTACTGCCTTGAGGATTTTCACAA AAAATTTGCTCCTAGATGTTGTGTGTGTAAACAACCAATCATGCCTGAACCAGACCGGCAAGAGACCATCAGAGTTGTGGCTTTGGACAGAAGTTTTCATGTAGACTGTTACAGATGTGAG GACTGCAACATCCTACTGTCATCAGAATCTGAAGGCTATGGTTGTTATCCTTTGGATAATCACATTTTGTGTAAAAGCTGCAATGCCAAACGTGTACAAACCCTGACTTCTAGGCTGACGACAGAACTTTAG